One Candidatus Nanopelagicales bacterium DNA window includes the following coding sequences:
- the lspA gene encoding signal peptidase II, with the protein MSPRIALISSVAGLAILADWTIKTLVVESLSNGSSIDLGFINIKLAYNPGVAFSLGSWLPPIVVTIGTGIIISGGFILLVLRARTLNAVSTAGAALLLGGALGNFIDRLDGQGVVDYFHTGWFATFNLADALITVGVVLLATGLVTNGPRQMKWETESSHHDAMERQRSTDTIIGVDGCDDSVTSQ; encoded by the coding sequence GTGAGCCCACGAATCGCCCTGATCTCGTCCGTCGCAGGCCTGGCCATACTGGCGGACTGGACAATAAAGACGCTCGTCGTCGAGAGCCTCAGTAACGGCTCCTCAATCGACCTTGGGTTCATCAACATCAAACTCGCCTACAACCCTGGTGTCGCATTCAGCCTCGGATCGTGGCTGCCGCCGATAGTGGTCACGATAGGCACAGGCATCATCATCAGTGGCGGCTTCATACTGCTTGTCTTGCGCGCCCGAACTCTGAACGCAGTCTCAACTGCCGGCGCAGCCCTGTTGCTTGGTGGAGCTCTAGGCAATTTCATCGATCGGCTCGACGGTCAAGGCGTTGTTGACTACTTCCACACAGGGTGGTTCGCAACATTCAATCTCGCCGACGCACTGATCACTGTGGGCGTCGTACTTTTGGCCACGGGACTGGTCACGAATGGCCCTAGACAAATGAAATGGGAAACTGAATCCAGTCATCACGATGCCATGGAGCGCCAGCGGTCTACGGACACAATCATCGGCGTTGATGGGTGCGACGATTCCGTGACGAGCCAGTG
- a CDS encoding metalloregulator ArsR/SmtB family transcription factor translates to MTMIPLAFDALPELDAPSKEESSLAVAAALFRSLGDPARLTILSHLVLGEHNVRDLTGHLGLAQSTVSAHLRCLLECGMVTVRVQGRSSMYSLKADAQILDLLSAAERLLAVTGNAVTLCPRYGPIANLNAQSQAQL, encoded by the coding sequence ATGACGATGATACCTCTGGCGTTCGATGCGCTTCCCGAGTTGGATGCGCCATCGAAGGAAGAAAGTTCGCTGGCTGTCGCTGCTGCGTTATTTCGTAGTTTGGGCGACCCTGCCCGACTCACGATCCTGAGTCATCTTGTGCTTGGAGAGCACAACGTGCGCGACCTGACCGGGCACCTGGGACTGGCGCAGTCGACGGTGTCGGCGCACTTACGCTGCCTGCTGGAATGCGGCATGGTCACCGTGCGTGTGCAAGGACGGTCCTCGATGTATTCCTTGAAGGCTGATGCGCAGATCTTGGACCTCCTTAGCGCCGCCGAGCGACTACTTGCGGTCACTGGTAACGCCGTCACCTTGTGCCCGCGCTATGGCCCCATCGCAAACTTGAACGCGCAGTCGCAGGCACAGCTATGA
- the lnt gene encoding apolipoprotein N-acyltransferase — protein MSTGLFGSLIPRHGNQSDTSQTRKRQVNPRLALLLWRPLAALGGGLAMACAFPPLAWWWIAPIAVLLCVLSTRKVRPLWAATYGAIAGVAFFGPLLSWMSVVGIDAWISLTAICSAWWIGLFVAQSFAQRFVWWPVVVPALWVASEAIRGAIPLGGFPWGRLAFSQAGGPLLPLNSIVGPAGLAYALAFVACAVVYLLLDRRSRPPWATTMVVAIGSVSLSTLLAFGYVASNAASTQNQVTIAVVQGGVPGVGLSAMGEKRAVLANHTQLTRTGLRSRPEIDFVVWPENSTDIDPFRDPLARRQIDEAARTVGTPILVGAVVDAPNDPSRVANSGIVWDPATGPGARYVKRHPVPFGEFIPFRSLLGSLLDRFRLVPRDFIAGDAPGVLEIAGTTVGDVICFEVAYDSIVRDVVIAGAQVIVVQTNNATYAGTAQLQQQVAMSQVRAVEHGRSVVVAATSGISAVINPNGSIRTSIAANESGVLVERIALSKQQTLATAWAPRIEWLLVGFAAASLACIGLSRLRRQRSRS, from the coding sequence ATGTCGACGGGTTTGTTTGGCTCGCTTATTCCGCGTCACGGCAATCAATCTGATACTTCCCAGACTCGCAAACGTCAGGTGAACCCACGCCTCGCGCTTTTGCTGTGGCGCCCGCTCGCCGCTTTGGGAGGGGGCTTGGCGATGGCATGTGCGTTTCCACCACTTGCTTGGTGGTGGATCGCTCCAATCGCGGTCTTGCTTTGCGTTCTCTCTACTCGCAAGGTCCGACCACTATGGGCTGCAACTTATGGAGCAATTGCAGGAGTGGCGTTCTTCGGTCCTCTCCTCTCATGGATGAGTGTGGTCGGCATTGATGCCTGGATTTCACTTACTGCCATCTGCAGTGCATGGTGGATAGGTCTATTCGTCGCCCAATCATTTGCTCAAAGGTTTGTCTGGTGGCCAGTCGTTGTTCCCGCGTTGTGGGTTGCCAGTGAGGCCATCCGCGGAGCGATCCCACTGGGCGGGTTTCCGTGGGGCCGGTTGGCCTTCTCACAAGCCGGCGGCCCACTGTTGCCCTTGAACTCAATCGTTGGTCCGGCCGGCCTCGCCTACGCCTTGGCTTTTGTCGCCTGCGCCGTTGTGTACCTGCTCCTGGACAGACGCAGTAGACCACCTTGGGCAACGACAATGGTTGTCGCCATCGGCTCAGTGTCGCTGTCCACACTCCTAGCATTTGGCTACGTCGCCAGCAATGCTGCCAGCACCCAAAATCAGGTCACTATTGCGGTCGTACAGGGCGGCGTGCCAGGTGTCGGCCTCTCAGCAATGGGCGAAAAACGGGCCGTCCTGGCGAATCACACGCAATTGACCCGAACCGGATTGCGCTCGCGCCCTGAAATTGACTTTGTCGTATGGCCGGAGAACTCCACGGACATCGATCCGTTCAGGGATCCCTTGGCCCGACGTCAGATCGACGAAGCAGCTCGCACTGTCGGCACGCCGATTCTCGTCGGCGCTGTTGTCGATGCGCCCAATGATCCATCGCGTGTAGCCAACTCTGGAATCGTTTGGGATCCGGCTACAGGGCCGGGTGCGAGATATGTAAAGCGTCATCCCGTGCCGTTTGGCGAGTTCATCCCTTTCCGCTCGCTTCTCGGAAGTCTCCTTGACCGCTTTCGGCTCGTGCCCCGTGACTTCATTGCTGGTGACGCTCCCGGAGTACTTGAAATCGCAGGCACCACGGTGGGTGACGTCATCTGCTTCGAAGTTGCCTACGACTCAATCGTGCGAGATGTGGTCATCGCAGGCGCCCAGGTGATTGTCGTGCAAACGAACAATGCCACCTACGCGGGCACCGCCCAATTGCAGCAGCAGGTCGCAATGTCACAGGTCCGCGCTGTTGAACATGGGCGATCGGTAGTCGTGGCTGCGACGAGTGGCATCAGCGCAGTGATCAATCCGAATGGCTCGATCCGAACGAGCATTGCGGCGAACGAATCCGGAGTGCTTGTCGAACGCATCGCGTTGTCCAAACAACAGACGTTGGCCACTGCTTGGGCCCCTCGCATCGAATGGCTCCTTGTGGGCTTCGCCGCGGCATCCCTTGCTTGTATCGGTCTGTCGCGGTTGCGTCGGCAGCGCAGTCGGAGTTGA
- a CDS encoding cytochrome c biogenesis protein ResB, with the protein MNPESLAQMSNVAIYSSMLTLAMAMVAFAASFASGKRRLVAVTAAATMSAGGTAVLTKSDAKPLQEPGVVKVPDSTPQLGIQGLFLPTAALDAVRGPYSSFPAPDDPAVFMSAWKGDLGLDSGAPQSVYRLVKDQMKQIGLKQLKLGQSWELPDGSGAVSFEGYERWASFQIASDPGKEIALFSAAAAIVGLTMSLFIRRRRVWVKVVLKDGDFVLQLAGIMSTSTFEDKDIGVLAEDLDLVEQALESAGQVHSPDASEK; encoded by the coding sequence ATGAATCCTGAGTCCCTGGCTCAGATGAGCAATGTGGCGATCTATTCGTCGATGCTCACCCTGGCAATGGCGATGGTCGCCTTTGCTGCCTCCTTTGCCAGTGGCAAGCGGCGTCTCGTGGCGGTGACGGCCGCCGCCACGATGAGTGCTGGCGGTACTGCTGTGCTCACCAAGTCCGACGCCAAGCCCCTGCAGGAGCCCGGCGTAGTGAAGGTCCCCGACTCCACGCCACAACTTGGGATCCAGGGCTTGTTCCTGCCGACTGCAGCTTTGGATGCAGTGCGGGGGCCGTACTCAAGCTTTCCAGCTCCTGACGATCCCGCCGTATTTATGTCGGCTTGGAAGGGCGATCTGGGTTTGGACTCTGGAGCGCCCCAGAGCGTCTACCGGCTCGTGAAGGACCAGATGAAGCAGATTGGTCTGAAGCAACTCAAGCTTGGCCAAAGCTGGGAGCTGCCGGATGGCTCAGGCGCCGTGAGCTTCGAAGGCTACGAGCGCTGGGCCTCCTTCCAGATCGCCTCCGATCCTGGCAAGGAGATCGCGTTGTTCTCCGCTGCCGCTGCCATTGTCGGCCTGACGATGTCCCTGTTCATTCGTCGCCGGCGGGTATGGGTGAAGGTCGTGCTGAAGGATGGCGATTTCGTTCTCCAACTTGCTGGAATTATGAGCACCTCCACTTTCGAGGATAAGGACATCGGCGTGCTTGCTGAGGATCTCGACCTTGTCGAGCAGGCCCTGGAATCCGCCGGCCAGGTGCACTCACCAGATGCATCCGAGAAGTGA
- a CDS encoding heavy metal translocating P-type ATPase — protein MSQACGCDDDEPRRQEDGGDQAPEKLWQISEIRFAAISGLLLLGAWITNLVDGASWIVHLLEALALLAGAYTFVPSTLRRLVKGKIGVGTLMTIAAVGAVLLGEIGEAAMLAFLFSISEGLEEYSVARTRHGLRALLNLVPDEATVIRDGVELVINSGELRVGDSMLVKPGERLASDGIIRAGRTALDVSAITGESVPVEAAEGDEVFAGSINGTGTLTVGVTASAEDNSLARIVKIVEEEQTRKGASQRLADTIAKPLVPAVMAMAALIAIVGSIAGDPQLWIERALVVLVAASPCALAIAVPVTVFAAIGAASKMGVLIKGGAALETLGTIRTVALDKTGTLTRNRPEVIEVVATGDATSEQVIDVAAALESRSEHPLARAILASAAIVRPADEVAAVPGAGITGVRDGHKLRLGRPGWIESEHLGDVIHRMQHEGATAVLVESDGQLIGAIAVRDELRPESADVIATLRRDGYQIAMLTGDNLATATALAREAGIDIVHADLRPEDKAAAVRQFTAQNPTAMVGDGVNDAPALATADLGIAMGAMGTDVAIETADVALMGEDLRHLPQVFAHARRARRIMLQNVGLSLALITILIPIALFGVLGLAAVVLVHELAEVVVIANGVRAGRARGLMHAQAATPSLQQATRAHQ, from the coding sequence ATGAGCCAGGCATGCGGTTGTGACGACGACGAACCGCGTCGACAGGAGGATGGGGGCGACCAGGCGCCGGAGAAGCTCTGGCAAATCAGCGAGATCAGGTTCGCGGCCATATCCGGCTTGCTCCTCTTGGGAGCATGGATAACCAATCTGGTTGACGGCGCATCGTGGATCGTCCACCTTCTTGAGGCGCTGGCGCTGCTGGCGGGCGCCTACACGTTCGTGCCTTCAACGCTGCGGCGCCTTGTCAAGGGCAAGATCGGCGTGGGTACGTTGATGACGATTGCGGCAGTCGGTGCCGTCCTGTTGGGCGAGATCGGCGAAGCAGCGATGCTCGCCTTCTTGTTCTCAATTAGTGAAGGCCTGGAAGAGTACTCCGTGGCGCGGACTCGGCACGGTCTGCGCGCGCTGCTGAACCTAGTGCCAGACGAGGCGACCGTTATCCGTGACGGTGTCGAGTTGGTGATCAACTCGGGTGAACTGCGCGTCGGCGATTCGATGCTGGTGAAGCCCGGGGAACGGCTGGCCAGTGACGGGATCATCCGCGCCGGTCGCACGGCCCTGGACGTGTCGGCGATCACCGGTGAGTCCGTGCCGGTCGAAGCAGCCGAGGGCGACGAGGTATTCGCCGGGTCCATCAACGGCACCGGCACTCTGACAGTTGGCGTCACCGCGTCGGCGGAGGACAACTCACTGGCCAGGATCGTGAAGATCGTCGAAGAGGAGCAAACCCGCAAGGGAGCCAGTCAACGCTTGGCAGACACCATCGCCAAGCCGCTAGTGCCGGCGGTGATGGCTATGGCTGCCCTCATAGCGATCGTTGGGAGCATCGCTGGCGATCCGCAATTGTGGATCGAGCGGGCCTTGGTGGTGCTCGTGGCGGCCTCGCCCTGCGCCTTGGCGATTGCGGTACCAGTCACTGTGTTCGCTGCGATCGGCGCTGCAAGCAAAATGGGCGTACTGATCAAGGGCGGCGCAGCACTAGAAACTTTGGGAACTATTCGTACCGTTGCGCTGGATAAAACCGGCACGCTCACCCGCAACCGGCCTGAGGTCATCGAAGTCGTCGCGACCGGCGACGCCACTTCTGAGCAGGTCATTGACGTCGCTGCTGCTTTGGAGTCGCGTAGTGAGCACCCACTCGCGCGGGCGATCCTCGCCTCGGCTGCGATCGTGCGACCAGCCGACGAAGTTGCGGCGGTGCCAGGAGCCGGAATCACCGGCGTACGTGATGGTCACAAATTGCGACTAGGCCGACCCGGATGGATCGAATCCGAGCACCTGGGCGATGTCATCCACCGTATGCAACACGAAGGTGCCACTGCAGTGTTGGTCGAAAGCGACGGACAACTAATCGGCGCCATCGCCGTGCGCGACGAGCTCCGACCAGAAAGCGCAGATGTCATCGCGACACTCAGACGCGACGGATACCAAATCGCCATGCTTACTGGGGACAACCTCGCCACCGCGACGGCTTTGGCCCGTGAAGCGGGAATCGACATCGTCCACGCGGACCTGCGACCAGAGGACAAAGCTGCAGCAGTGCGGCAGTTCACCGCCCAGAATCCAACGGCGATGGTAGGCGACGGCGTCAACGATGCCCCGGCACTAGCCACCGCAGACCTCGGCATCGCGATGGGGGCCATGGGCACCGACGTCGCCATCGAAACGGCCGACGTCGCCCTCATGGGCGAAGACCTTCGGCACCTGCCTCAAGTATTTGCGCACGCGAGACGCGCGCGAAGAATCATGCTGCAGAACGTAGGCCTCTCACTTGCCCTGATCACAATCCTGATCCCCATCGCGTTGTTCGGCGTCCTGGGCCTTGCCGCCGTCGTGTTGGTACACGAACTCGCCGAAGTCGTGGTCATCGCCAACGGTGTACGAGCAGGCAGAGCACGCGGACTGATGCATGCGCAAGCCGCGACACCGTCCCTCCAACAAGCCACAAGAGCGCACCAATGA